One segment of Solanum stenotomum isolate F172 chromosome 1, ASM1918654v1, whole genome shotgun sequence DNA contains the following:
- the LOC125859147 gene encoding protein CRABS CLAW-like — translation MSSSSPISSCLNLLESADHKINSMDPSEHLCYVRCSFCNIILAVGIPCKKLLDTVTVKCGHCGNLSFLSSRPPLQPQFYDHQPIHQHQDLFNNFKKGQSSSSSEPSSPKAPFVVKPPEKKHRLPSAYNRFMKDEIQRIKAAHPEIPHREAFSAAAKNWARYIPNTTNGTLAENNNNPASMDLFLRHVSSVFKLHSTLPLKLLSGGTVPPSLLQNQRKSVLLRLWYEYQLADP, via the exons ATGTCTTCCTCTTCTCCTATTTCCTCTTGTCTCAACTTATTGGAATCTGCTGATCATAAAATTAACTCCATGGATCCTTCTGAACATCTTTGCTATGTCCGTTGCAGCTTCTGTAACATTATTCTCGCG GTGGGAATTCCATGCAAGAAGCTGTTGGATACTGTGACAGTGAAATGTGGGCATTGTGGTAATCTTTCCTTTTTAAGCAGTAGACCTCCACTTCAACCACAATTTTATGATCACCAACCCATTCATCag cATCAAGAtttattcaacaatttcaagaaGGGacagtcttcatcttcaagtgAACCATCATCTCCAAAGGCACCTTTTGTTGTAAAAC CTCCTGAGAAGAAGCACAGGCTACCATCTGCCTACAATCGGTTCATGAA GGATGAGATACAGCGTATTAAAGCAGCACATCCAGAGATTCCACACCGAGAAGCTTTCAGTGCAGCAGCTAAAAAT TGGGCCAGGTACATTCCAAATACTACAAATGGAACCTTGGCTGAGAACAACAACAat CCTGCTTCAATGGACCTGTTCCTTCGACATGTTTCATCAGTCTTCAAGCTTCATTCAACACTTCCCCTCAAGCTATTGAGTGGAGGAACTGTACCTCCTAGCTTGCTGCAAAACCAGAGAAAATCTGTTTTGTTAAGGCTTTGGTATGAATATCAGCTAGCTGATCCTTAG
- the LOC125853452 gene encoding probable 6-phosphogluconolactonase 2: MMAYSGAKEDGREVKIYEYLDELSTDLAEYISELSEASVKERGVFAIALSGGSLISLIRKLCEAPYSKTVDWSKWYIFWVDERVVAKNHADSNYKLAKDGFLSKVPIVPSHVHSINDTVSAEKAAEDYEFVIRQLVRTRVISVSDVSDCPKFDLILLGMGPDGHIASLFPDHSILDEKDEWVTFVTDSPKPPPERITFTLPVINSASNVAVVVTGSSKAEAAHLAIDDVGPDVPSSPAKMVQPTKGKLIWYLDKAAASKLDCTKCSE, translated from the exons ATGATGGCTTATTCAGGAGCTAAAGAAGATGGAAGAGAGGTGAAGATTTACGAGTATTTGGATGAACTAAGTACTGATCTAGCAGAGTATATATCAGAACTATCAGAAGCTTCTGTGAAAGAGAGGGGAGTATTTGCCATCGCGTTATCTGGTGGATCGCTCATTAGTTTAATTAG AAAACTATGTGAAGCACCTTACAGCAAGACTGTTGATTGGTCCAAATGGTATATATTTTGGGTGGACGAACGTGTTGTGGCGAAGAATCATGCTGATAGTAATTACAAGCTAGCCAAAGATGGATTTTTGTCTAAG GTACCTATAGTTCCAAGCCACGTACATTCGATCAACGACACAGTATCAGCTGAGAAGGCAGCTGAAGACTATGAGTTTGTAATTAGACAGCTTGTAAGGACTCGTGTAATCAGCGTTTCTGATGTTAGCGACTGCCCCAAGTTTGACCTCATCCTACTCGGGATGGGACCTGACGGTCACATTGCATCTCTATTCCCTGATCACTCCATACTCGATGAGAAAGACGAATGGGTGACTTTTGTAACTGACTCACCTAAGCCTCCTCCGGAGAGGATAACTTTTACTTTGCCTGTCATTAACTCTGCTTCTAATGTGGCTGTGGTTGTAACTGGAAGCAGCAAAGCAGAGGCTGCACATTTGGCAATTGATGATGTCGGGCCTGACGTTCCGTCATCACCTGCAAAGATGGTCCAGCCAACTAAAGGGAAATTAATATGGTATCTGGATAAAGCAGCTGCCTCAAAACTAGATTGCACAAAATGTTCAGAGTAG